From Cloacibacillus sp. An23, the proteins below share one genomic window:
- a CDS encoding O-antigen polymerase, which translates to MFAPPVMMVLVFMACACVPMTRYEDWRLAEYGAQSVLLLILGIISFLSGSLLAYCISHYRYNSILLTRASDIRKRIIITSWGFALMFGLGLVEIFMLADYIRATVVSMNFPHSSLGSMLFSYRVIDVNNLIPKEFAMPSYLRLLRYSVEVFSAFAVYVLLHNFILQCYKKSDMWLVLIILLWPVNSLLVSARGHILNLLAEIVYLIFFFYGVKYGFNFRIAIHVISKGVKLLFVFFILFFVFAIFQGRIHSGNTLFNSATVYAGGGIRAFDLFVKAPKDKNTGMLGNDETLMGIGSFLNMHLGIGKKPLGPLEFRNIAGKNLGNIYTAFRRYYSDFGTFGIVFFSAILGFIMNYMYMKSKNACIKGKTVFEVLLFSWMSRFIFYMPIEEYFYGSTITLSGIYKIVLLYILYRIFSEKKIFINGRGCICSRHH; encoded by the coding sequence ATGTTCGCTCCGCCAGTGATGATGGTTCTTGTCTTTATGGCTTGTGCTTGCGTGCCCATGACAAGATACGAAGACTGGCGGCTTGCCGAGTATGGCGCCCAGTCGGTTTTGCTGTTGATCCTAGGAATAATATCTTTTTTATCAGGTAGCCTGCTTGCATATTGTATCTCACATTACAGATATAATAGTATCTTGTTAACACGAGCATCGGATATAAGAAAAAGAATTATTATAACATCTTGGGGATTTGCGCTTATGTTTGGTCTTGGCCTAGTTGAGATATTTATGCTGGCAGATTACATAAGAGCTACGGTCGTCAGTATGAATTTCCCCCATTCGTCACTTGGATCAATGTTATTCTCATACAGAGTGATTGACGTTAATAATCTTATCCCGAAAGAATTCGCTATGCCGAGCTATTTACGTTTATTACGTTATAGCGTAGAAGTGTTTTCTGCTTTTGCAGTATACGTTTTGCTACATAATTTTATTTTACAGTGCTATAAAAAATCTGATATGTGGCTTGTTCTAATAATATTACTTTGGCCTGTAAATTCGCTGCTTGTATCGGCGCGTGGGCATATTCTGAACTTATTGGCTGAGATTGTATATCTCATTTTTTTCTTCTATGGTGTCAAATATGGCTTTAATTTTCGTATTGCGATTCATGTTATAAGCAAGGGAGTAAAATTACTATTCGTTTTTTTTATTCTTTTCTTTGTATTTGCTATATTTCAAGGTAGAATTCATAGTGGCAACACGTTATTTAACAGTGCTACTGTCTACGCAGGTGGCGGGATTCGCGCTTTCGATCTTTTTGTGAAAGCACCGAAAGACAAAAATACCGGGATGCTCGGAAACGATGAGACACTGATGGGCATCGGCTCTTTTTTGAACATGCACCTTGGAATTGGGAAAAAACCACTGGGGCCTCTTGAATTTAGAAATATCGCAGGCAAGAATCTCGGTAATATTTACACCGCATTTAGAAGGTATTATAGTGATTTTGGAACGTTTGGTATTGTGTTTTTCTCTGCAATATTGGGGTTTATTATGAATTATATGTATATGAAAAGTAAGAATGCGTGCATTAAGGGAAAAACTGTGTTTGAAGTCTTGCTCTTTTCATGGATGTCGAGGTTTATCTTTTATATGCCGATTGAGGAATATTTTTATGGCAGTACCATTACACTAAGCGGTATATATAAAATTGTCTTATTGTATATATTATATCGAATATTTTCTGAAAAGAAGATTTTTATAAATGGCAGGGGTTGCATATGCAGCAGACATCATTAA
- a CDS encoding flippase translates to MQQTSLRKNAILNIVYRLSSIVFPLITYPYVSRVLTTENMGRISFFSSLSNYMLLIGSLGIYTYGVRIVAQARDSRRDLSIIVKELLILNSAVTGVTLAVLIFFVVFTEKFQNNMSLFVISCLQIAMAPLGIEWLYGGLEQYGYIARRAISLKIASLILIFIFVKDKNDYVIYATITCIGYIANYLCNFIHSMKFIDWNVNTKWQFKRHINSVLVLFASMLAINVYTNVNIIMLGIICGNRAVGLYDIASKGQLVLLSLINSVSSVLFPRLSYYLMTNDIKSYNAVLNESVSVILSIAIPIAAFFSLEARNIILVLGGEEYLPAANCMRILAPILIISGFSNITGNQILLPHGHDGAFMKAVSAGALVAIMLNLFFMPRYCFLGAAMVTLFAEFVQMSIQFIYSRKYLRNNVDLSEIIKIIYSTFLSIIPIFIMMFYFIYHPIINLIIHFCIFTILYILFAFRFKMIIIKELYARFSHMVN, encoded by the coding sequence ATGCAGCAGACATCATTAAGAAAAAATGCAATCCTTAATATCGTCTATCGTTTATCTAGCATAGTTTTTCCATTGATTACATATCCCTATGTTTCACGTGTATTGACAACCGAGAACATGGGACGCATATCATTTTTTAGTTCTTTATCTAATTATATGCTATTGATAGGTTCACTTGGCATATATACTTATGGTGTCCGTATTGTTGCACAAGCAAGAGATAGTCGACGTGATCTCTCAATCATTGTAAAGGAACTATTGATTCTCAACTCTGCAGTAACAGGTGTTACTCTTGCAGTTTTAATTTTTTTTGTAGTTTTTACGGAAAAATTTCAAAATAACATGTCTTTATTTGTCATAAGTTGTTTGCAGATTGCAATGGCACCTTTAGGCATCGAATGGCTATACGGAGGTCTTGAACAGTATGGATATATAGCGCGACGTGCTATTTCTCTAAAAATTGCTTCATTAATTTTAATTTTTATATTTGTTAAGGATAAAAACGATTATGTTATTTATGCTACAATCACGTGTATCGGGTATATTGCTAATTATCTATGTAATTTCATTCATTCAATGAAATTTATAGACTGGAACGTGAACACAAAGTGGCAATTTAAGCGTCATATAAACTCTGTCTTGGTACTTTTTGCATCAATGCTGGCAATCAATGTTTATACCAACGTGAATATTATTATGCTTGGAATTATATGCGGAAATCGTGCAGTGGGGCTATATGATATAGCAAGTAAAGGACAATTGGTTTTGCTTTCCCTGATAAACTCAGTTAGCTCCGTATTATTTCCGCGCCTTTCATATTATTTGATGACTAATGATATTAAGTCATATAATGCTGTACTTAACGAATCTGTATCTGTAATATTGAGCATCGCTATACCGATAGCAGCATTCTTTTCTTTAGAAGCAAGAAACATTATTTTAGTCTTGGGTGGAGAAGAATATCTTCCGGCAGCGAATTGTATGCGAATATTAGCGCCTATTTTGATAATCTCAGGATTTTCCAATATAACCGGCAACCAAATATTATTGCCGCATGGACATGATGGAGCATTTATGAAAGCTGTATCGGCAGGTGCATTGGTAGCAATTATGTTAAACTTGTTTTTTATGCCTAGATATTGTTTTCTTGGAGCGGCAATGGTTACTTTATTTGCAGAGTTTGTTCAGATGTCTATACAATTTATCTATTCAAGAAAATATCTTAGGAACAACGTTGATTTAAGCGAAATAATAAAAATAATATACTCAACATTTTTGTCCATCATACCTATATTTATTATGATGTTTTATTTTATCTATCATCCAATTATCAATTTAATAATACATTTTTGTATTTTTACAATATTGTATATTTTATTTGCCTTCCGCTTTAAGATGATTATTATAAAAGAATTATATGCTCGTTTTTCGCATATGGTCAATTAA
- a CDS encoding UvrD-helicase domain-containing protein: MSGIIDSLNPRQREAVTYCDGPQVVLAGAGSGKTKVLTTKIAYLVKEVGVRPWRILALTFTNKAAREMKSRAEAMFDGELGGLEISTFHSYGLRFLHRYHDALEKLGYPYPFVIFDRGDAKSVVKRAMNDLNIDPKKLSIAEALDMISKAKTKANPVSREPSISDRWRSLYDAYQNALKTQGALDFDDLMVLPLHILATDKDVLAHERERLDWVLVDEYQDVNMPQYLLLRCLVDGGRKIMVVGDPDQSIYGWRGAEMSMILNFERDFKGSKLTILDQNYRSTGNILDGANGVIRNNDDRHPKDLWTASERGCKIQVKRLSDNEDENEWIATCIEKLHDEGYRYGEMAILYRINAMSAVMENSLLRHSIPHKIIRGVAFYERPEVKDAISMLRLAVNPLDGISLARVAKIPARGLGESSIAKLQDAMSKMIHESAEELWREVERTGARLKSKPALGAKSLASDMLAILANKNNTGDAIRAILYTNGYENYLHDKYHDDWEERIENVMEILSLITPESNIVDALTELPLMTDQDSSEMIQDSVSMLTLHAAKGLEYPVVFMAGMEEGIFPTARAVEGVGDISEERRLCYVGMTRARERLYMSCAASRMLFGGWQHNSMSRFLGEIPQEVKEFTDEAWEKNNADNRSDRRRWRW, translated from the coding sequence ATGAGCGGCATTATAGATTCGTTAAACCCCAGACAGCGCGAGGCTGTGACATACTGCGACGGGCCGCAGGTCGTGCTTGCGGGGGCGGGGAGCGGCAAGACGAAGGTGCTCACGACGAAGATAGCCTATCTTGTGAAGGAGGTGGGCGTGAGGCCGTGGCGCATTCTCGCGCTGACTTTTACGAACAAGGCGGCGCGCGAGATGAAGAGCCGCGCCGAGGCGATGTTTGACGGCGAGCTCGGCGGGCTTGAGATTTCTACGTTTCATTCCTATGGGCTGCGTTTTCTGCACCGTTATCACGATGCGCTTGAGAAGCTCGGCTATCCGTACCCGTTCGTGATTTTCGACCGAGGCGACGCGAAGTCGGTCGTCAAGCGCGCGATGAACGACCTGAACATCGACCCGAAGAAGCTGAGTATAGCCGAGGCGCTCGACATGATATCGAAGGCCAAGACGAAGGCGAACCCAGTGTCGCGCGAGCCCAGTATTTCCGACCGCTGGCGCTCTCTTTACGACGCATACCAGAACGCGCTGAAAACGCAGGGGGCGCTTGATTTCGACGACCTGATGGTGCTGCCGCTGCATATCCTCGCGACCGACAAGGATGTGCTCGCGCACGAGCGCGAGCGGCTCGACTGGGTGCTCGTTGACGAGTATCAGGACGTGAATATGCCGCAGTATCTCCTGCTGCGCTGCCTCGTGGACGGCGGGCGCAAGATTATGGTCGTCGGCGACCCGGACCAGTCCATTTACGGCTGGCGCGGCGCGGAGATGTCGATGATTTTGAATTTCGAGCGCGACTTCAAGGGCTCGAAACTGACGATACTCGATCAGAACTACCGTTCGACTGGAAACATTCTCGACGGGGCGAACGGCGTCATACGCAACAACGACGACCGTCACCCAAAGGATCTGTGGACGGCGTCGGAGCGCGGGTGCAAAATTCAGGTGAAGCGCTTATCAGATAATGAAGACGAAAATGAATGGATTGCGACATGTATAGAGAAATTGCACGATGAAGGTTATCGTTATGGAGAAATGGCAATACTTTATCGTATAAATGCTATGAGTGCTGTTATGGAAAACTCCCTTCTGCGGCACTCAATCCCTCATAAAATTATACGCGGAGTAGCTTTTTATGAACGTCCTGAGGTAAAAGATGCTATTTCAATGTTACGTCTTGCAGTTAATCCGCTTGATGGAATTTCACTTGCGCGTGTTGCCAAAATACCAGCACGAGGTCTTGGTGAATCGAGTATAGCAAAACTCCAAGATGCAATGTCGAAAATGATTCATGAAAGCGCTGAAGAACTTTGGCGTGAAGTTGAGAGGACTGGTGCACGCCTTAAGAGTAAACCAGCGTTAGGTGCGAAGTCTCTGGCTTCAGATATGCTTGCTATTTTAGCAAATAAGAACAACACTGGTGATGCGATACGTGCAATATTGTACACAAATGGATATGAAAATTATTTGCATGATAAATATCATGATGACTGGGAAGAGCGTATCGAAAATGTCATGGAAATACTCTCTTTGATTACGCCTGAAAGTAATATTGTAGACGCATTGACAGAACTACCGTTGATGACAGACCAAGACTCTTCGGAAATGATTCAAGACTCTGTGAGTATGTTGACTCTGCATGCAGCTAAAGGACTTGAATATCCGGTTGTATTTATGGCTGGTATGGAAGAAGGAATTTTTCCAACTGCACGTGCTGTTGAAGGCGTTGGCGATATATCTGAAGAACGCCGCCTTTGTTATGTAGGCATGACACGAGCGAGGGAACGTTTATATATGAGTTGTGCAGCATCCCGTATGCTCTTTGGAGGCTGGCAGCATAATAGTATGTCTCGATTCTTAGGTGAAATTCCACAAGAGGTTAAAGAATTTACAGATGAAGCATGGGAGAAAAATAATGCCGACAATCGGTCTGACAGGCGACGTTGGCGCTGGTAA
- the coaE gene encoding dephospho-CoA kinase (Dephospho-CoA kinase (CoaE) performs the final step in coenzyme A biosynthesis.) gives MPTIGLTGDVGAGKSTLCSVWREMGANVIDADTVARSMWDVPEVRVEAEKRWGAGFFDEPDHRTLWAKIAAKIFNDAGEYKFASALIHKRTGEELKKLARESKGWTIVEIPLLYEGGHDEWLDYVVYAAAPFDKRVARNAKRNWDAGEVARREAKLTPSYEKMAKADFVLVNDGTEEEWKQKARELGEKLKKL, from the coding sequence ATGCCGACAATCGGTCTGACAGGCGACGTTGGCGCTGGTAAGAGTACGCTCTGCTCGGTCTGGCGCGAAATGGGCGCGAACGTCATAGACGCGGACACTGTCGCGCGCTCAATGTGGGACGTGCCCGAGGTGCGCGTCGAGGCCGAGAAGCGCTGGGGCGCTGGATTTTTCGACGAGCCGGACCACAGGACGCTCTGGGCTAAAATAGCTGCTAAAATATTCAACGACGCCGGAGAATATAAATTCGCCTCAGCGCTGATACATAAACGCACAGGCGAAGAACTGAAAAAACTGGCGCGCGAATCGAAAGGCTGGACGATAGTCGAAATCCCTCTGCTCTACGAGGGCGGCCACGATGAGTGGCTCGATTACGTCGTCTACGCCGCCGCGCCCTTCGACAAGCGCGTCGCGCGCAACGCGAAGCGCAACTGGGACGCCGGGGAGGTCGCGCGCCGCGAGGCGAAGCTGACGCCAAGCTATGAAAAGATGGCGAAGGCCGATTTCGTGCTCGTCAACGACGGCACGGAGGAAGAATGGAAGCAAAAGGCGCGCGAACTCGGCGAAAAGCTGAAAAAGCTATAA
- a CDS encoding DUF2004 domain-containing protein yields the protein MKLNSEKYPDIEYTPGEEIFLGKGEAGQPFWFDVEETLTADEAAMERAALMLDRVDELEAAAKKFLKETLADEESEDYATVAYFMEFHRDELEAEDTAKLFPVDDTTALSFSEMADYLRVDRFGSIADAKTGEQGFIMDLNFNPEITDELMVIYFDADGNVACVAHES from the coding sequence ATGAAGCTGAACAGCGAAAAATACCCTGACATCGAGTACACCCCCGGCGAAGAGATTTTCCTCGGCAAGGGCGAAGCGGGACAGCCGTTCTGGTTCGACGTGGAAGAGACGTTGACCGCGGACGAAGCGGCGATGGAAAGAGCCGCCCTGATGCTCGACCGCGTGGACGAGCTTGAGGCAGCGGCGAAGAAATTTCTGAAAGAGACGCTCGCGGACGAAGAGAGCGAAGACTACGCAACCGTCGCCTATTTCATGGAATTTCACCGCGACGAGCTGGAGGCGGAGGACACGGCGAAGCTGTTCCCAGTGGACGACACGACGGCGCTGTCGTTTTCAGAGATGGCAGACTACCTCCGCGTCGACCGCTTCGGAAGCATTGCAGACGCGAAAACGGGCGAGCAAGGGTTCATAATGGACTTGAATTTCAATCCAGAAATCACAGACGAGCTAATGGTGATATATTTCGACGCTGACGGCAACGTCGCCTGCGTCGCGCACGAAAGCTGA
- the thiW gene encoding energy coupling factor transporter S component ThiW, translating into MRNDKNDILLKKAVLAGALAAAGVVLSVVSIPMGPTKCFPFQHTINVLAGIVLGPWWAVGAAFTTSVIRNLLGTGSLFAFPGSMFGALFVGLAARALPEKYRIAAACAEPAGTGIVGAWVGAKLLGPAIGKSVGFYFFSGSFLISSVPGAVIGAALVWALNRRRNVTRTF; encoded by the coding sequence ATGAGAAACGACAAAAACGACATACTTCTGAAAAAAGCCGTGCTCGCGGGCGCGCTCGCGGCCGCTGGCGTCGTGCTATCCGTCGTCTCCATACCGATGGGGCCGACGAAATGCTTCCCGTTCCAGCACACGATAAACGTCCTCGCCGGAATCGTCCTCGGCCCGTGGTGGGCCGTCGGCGCGGCCTTCACGACGAGCGTCATCCGCAACCTGCTCGGCACGGGCAGCCTCTTCGCCTTCCCCGGCAGCATGTTCGGCGCGCTCTTCGTCGGCCTCGCGGCACGCGCTCTACCGGAAAAGTACAGGATAGCCGCCGCCTGCGCGGAGCCCGCCGGCACTGGCATAGTGGGCGCGTGGGTGGGCGCAAAGCTGCTCGGCCCCGCGATAGGCAAAAGCGTCGGATTTTATTTCTTCTCCGGTTCGTTCCTGATAAGCTCCGTCCCCGGAGCCGTCATCGGCGCGGCCCTCGTCTGGGCGCTCAACAGGAGGCGGAACGTTACGCGCACCTTCTGA
- the thiE gene encoding thiamine phosphate synthase translates to MYDRKKLAEKLRLYVICGEGDAPEAVIEKTRAALAGGATAVQLRVKSWTGRETYGTALALKKLCAERGALFVVNDRLDIALAAHADGVHLGQKDLPVDAARAIAGPDFIIGGTARTPELAREAERLGADYVGCGAAFGTATKGDAVVIGPDGIKNTLSAISIPSVAIGGIELSNVRELAGCGASGISLSGAVMRAEDPEAAAGALINEINKYF, encoded by the coding sequence ATGTACGATAGAAAAAAACTCGCGGAAAAGCTTCGCCTTTACGTGATATGCGGAGAGGGCGACGCGCCGGAGGCCGTTATAGAAAAGACGCGCGCCGCGCTCGCGGGAGGCGCTACGGCCGTGCAGCTTCGAGTAAAGAGCTGGACGGGGCGCGAAACCTACGGGACGGCGCTCGCTCTGAAAAAGCTCTGCGCGGAGCGCGGCGCGCTTTTCGTCGTCAACGACAGGCTCGACATAGCGCTCGCCGCCCACGCCGACGGAGTACACCTCGGGCAGAAAGACCTTCCCGTGGACGCGGCCCGCGCGATCGCGGGGCCGGACTTCATAATCGGAGGCACGGCGCGCACTCCGGAGCTAGCGCGCGAGGCCGAGCGGCTCGGCGCGGACTACGTAGGCTGCGGCGCGGCCTTCGGCACGGCGACGAAGGGCGACGCCGTCGTCATAGGACCCGACGGAATCAAAAATACGCTCTCCGCGATAAGCATCCCCTCGGTCGCGATAGGCGGCATAGAGCTGTCCAACGTCCGCGAGCTCGCGGGCTGCGGCGCGAGCGGCATATCGCTCTCCGGCGCGGTCATGCGCGCGGAAGACCCCGAAGCCGCGGCCGGCGCTCTGATAAACGAGATAAACAAATATTTTTAA
- the thiM gene encoding hydroxyethylthiazole kinase: protein MAKPLVYQITNTVSAQLQADCVALLGGVSIMSPQPEEAAEIAAACDALLINIGTPPGRARELYLAAARAAAEHERPIVMDAVGYGFSRFRTEAADALLSEIKFSVIKGNFSEIAALCGEGAAPRGVSSECGEAGAAGIVAECAKKYRAAVYCTGELDFISDGEKSETVSGGSKLLAMTSGIGCALGSATALFCSREAPFEASLHALKLFRRAAALAEKDSASAGPYSFRTAFMDWLAELHSEEEKNVR from the coding sequence ATGGCTAAGCCGCTGGTCTATCAGATAACGAACACCGTCTCGGCGCAGCTCCAGGCGGACTGCGTGGCCCTGCTCGGCGGCGTCTCGATAATGTCGCCGCAGCCGGAAGAGGCGGCCGAAATCGCCGCGGCCTGCGACGCCCTGCTGATAAACATCGGCACGCCGCCCGGCCGCGCGCGCGAGCTGTACCTCGCGGCGGCGCGCGCGGCGGCTGAGCACGAACGTCCGATAGTCATGGACGCGGTGGGTTACGGCTTCTCGCGCTTCCGCACGGAGGCGGCGGACGCGCTGCTCTCCGAAATAAAGTTTTCCGTCATAAAGGGGAATTTTTCCGAAATCGCGGCGCTCTGCGGCGAGGGCGCGGCCCCGCGCGGCGTGTCGAGCGAATGCGGCGAGGCTGGGGCGGCCGGGATAGTCGCGGAGTGCGCGAAAAAATACCGAGCCGCGGTCTACTGCACCGGCGAGCTCGATTTTATATCGGACGGAGAAAAAAGCGAGACGGTAAGCGGCGGCTCGAAGCTGCTCGCCATGACGAGCGGCATAGGATGCGCGCTCGGCAGCGCGACGGCTCTCTTCTGCTCGCGCGAAGCTCCGTTCGAAGCCTCGCTGCACGCGCTGAAGCTCTTCCGGCGCGCCGCGGCGCTCGCCGAGAAGGACAGCGCCTCGGCCGGCCCATACTCGTTCCGCACGGCCTTCATGGATTGGCTCGCCGAGCTTCATTCGGAGGAAGAGAAAAATGTACGATAG
- the thiD gene encoding bifunctional hydroxymethylpyrimidine kinase/phosphomethylpyrimidine kinase yields MRQGIYRGVAMTVAGSDSGGGAGIQADLKTFAALKIFGTSAITAVTVQNSLGVSGIHSVPPEIVKAQILAVGRDFPLDAVKTGMLGNRADISAAAEGLAELGIKKIVVDPVMVAQSGDSLLEADAVEAVKSIIVPMAMIVTPNLPEAEKLTGAAVRTVEDMKDAAAQIAKLGCGAVLVKGGHLGGEPETITDVLYADGKMTLFEDKRIDTTANHGTGCTLSSAIAAELVAGCGLAEAVRRARLYLRAGLHYGVTAGHGAGCLGHAVTMPWIEIING; encoded by the coding sequence TTGAGACAGGGCATATACAGAGGCGTCGCGATGACGGTCGCCGGCAGCGATTCAGGCGGCGGCGCGGGCATACAGGCGGATTTGAAAACTTTCGCCGCGCTCAAGATATTCGGAACGTCGGCGATAACTGCGGTGACGGTGCAGAATTCGCTCGGCGTGAGCGGCATACACTCCGTGCCGCCGGAGATTGTGAAGGCGCAGATACTCGCGGTCGGGCGCGACTTCCCGCTCGACGCCGTGAAGACGGGGATGCTCGGCAATCGCGCGGACATCAGCGCCGCGGCGGAAGGGCTCGCCGAACTCGGCATAAAAAAGATAGTAGTCGATCCAGTGATGGTCGCGCAGAGCGGAGACTCTCTGCTCGAGGCGGACGCTGTGGAGGCGGTGAAAAGCATAATCGTCCCCATGGCTATGATTGTGACGCCGAACCTGCCCGAAGCCGAGAAGCTGACAGGCGCGGCCGTGCGCACCGTCGAGGATATGAAGGATGCGGCGGCGCAGATAGCGAAGCTCGGCTGCGGCGCGGTGCTCGTCAAAGGCGGGCATCTCGGAGGCGAGCCGGAGACTATCACCGACGTGCTATACGCGGACGGGAAGATGACGCTATTCGAGGACAAGCGCATCGACACGACCGCGAACCACGGCACGGGCTGCACTCTTAGCTCCGCGATAGCGGCGGAGCTCGTGGCCGGCTGCGGACTCGCCGAGGCAGTGCGCCGCGCGCGGCTTTACCTGCGCGCCGGGCTGCATTACGGCGTGACGGCCGGCCACGGAGCGGGATGCCTCGGCCACGCTGTGACTATGCCGTGGATAGAAATAATCAATGGCTAA
- a CDS encoding thiamine diphosphokinase, producing the protein MELPGIAIENENIAEGGLCVMVLGGRAPSPEFLARAAEYGEVWAVDRGVEACRAAGIVPAMLVGDRDSGSAEAWRWAEENGAPVREYQSDKDLTDFQLALKIFVESHKNNGKKLFLTGALGGRFDHLWSLVISFLNLAPRGVQLCAADDHEGLLFLHGPQSYSLEFARKPKAVSLLSFSPRCEGVCISGVRWPLSCAELSYGFPYAVSNRVDGDGRVDVSCGYGTLGLCWTWNDAF; encoded by the coding sequence ATGGAACTTCCTGGAATTGCCATAGAAAACGAAAATATCGCGGAGGGCGGCCTCTGCGTGATGGTCCTCGGCGGGCGCGCGCCGTCGCCTGAATTTCTCGCGCGCGCCGCGGAGTACGGCGAAGTGTGGGCCGTGGACAGGGGAGTAGAAGCCTGCCGCGCGGCGGGGATAGTCCCCGCGATGCTCGTCGGCGACCGAGACAGCGGAAGCGCGGAGGCGTGGCGCTGGGCCGAGGAGAACGGCGCGCCGGTGCGCGAGTATCAGAGCGACAAGGATCTGACGGATTTTCAGCTCGCTCTGAAAATATTTGTTGAATCGCATAAAAATAACGGGAAAAAATTGTTTCTGACCGGCGCGCTCGGCGGGAGATTCGACCATTTATGGAGCCTCGTCATATCTTTTTTGAACCTCGCGCCGCGAGGCGTTCAGCTCTGCGCGGCCGACGACCACGAAGGGCTGCTCTTCCTTCACGGGCCGCAGAGCTATTCGCTCGAGTTTGCGAGGAAGCCGAAGGCCGTCTCGCTGCTCTCGTTTTCGCCGCGCTGCGAAGGCGTCTGCATATCGGGCGTGCGCTGGCCGCTTTCCTGCGCGGAACTTAGTTACGGCTTCCCCTACGCCGTGAGCAACCGCGTAGACGGGGACGGGCGCGTCGATGTCTCGTGCGGCTACGGCACGCTCGGCCTCTGCTGGACGTGGAACGACGCATTCTAG
- a CDS encoding site-2 protease family protein, whose translation MLGHIFSPGGFANLLLSVPAVLWAITFHEFCHGFAAKLLGDPTAEREGRLSLNPLDHIDPIGALCLLLFRFGWAKPVPIDTRYFKHPKRDIIIVSLAGVVGNLLTAFVCARLVNFFPGLFMSWGAQQFILLMIYINLGLAAFNIIPIPPLDGSRILYVLLPYQCMKYYYWLERYGMFVVVGLLVLGIFPYIMYPIMTVLFHIVMF comes from the coding sequence ATGTTAGGACACATTTTCTCGCCCGGCGGATTTGCGAACCTGCTGCTCAGCGTCCCCGCAGTGCTATGGGCGATAACTTTTCACGAATTCTGCCACGGCTTCGCCGCGAAGCTGCTCGGCGACCCGACCGCTGAGCGCGAGGGACGGCTCTCGCTCAACCCGCTCGACCATATCGACCCGATAGGCGCGCTCTGCCTTCTGCTCTTCCGCTTCGGCTGGGCGAAGCCCGTGCCGATAGACACGCGCTACTTCAAGCACCCGAAGCGCGACATAATAATCGTCAGTCTCGCGGGCGTCGTAGGCAACCTGCTGACGGCGTTCGTCTGCGCGAGGCTCGTGAACTTCTTCCCCGGCCTGTTCATGAGCTGGGGCGCGCAGCAGTTCATACTTCTGATGATATACATCAACCTCGGCCTCGCGGCCTTCAACATCATCCCGATACCGCCGCTCGACGGCTCGCGCATACTCTACGTGCTGCTTCCGTACCAGTGCATGAAATACTACTACTGGCTCGAACGCTACGGCATGTTCGTCGTCGTCGGCCTGCTCGTGCTCGGCATATTCCCGTACATCATGTATCCGATAATGACCGTGCTGTTCCACATCGTCATGTTCTAG